From the genome of Deltaproteobacteria bacterium:
TCCTCTCCTTCATGGACTTTATCTCTTCTATGGCCGTGAAGTCGAGATGGCGGCGGAATACGAAGGGCGAGACCATGGCGAGGAACTGCCGGCCGAGTTCCCCGCTCCCGGCAACGGGCCTCGCCTTTATGAGCGCCGACCGCTCCCAGGTCTGTCCCCACGACTCGTAGTAGATCTCGGCGCTGCGGAGAGAATTGGCGATGGGGCCGCTGCGGCCCTCGGGGCGGAGGTCGAGGTCCACCCGGAAGCATATGCCCTCGTCGGTGACGGCGCTTAACACGGCCGTGAGGCGTTCGGCCAGCCGCGTGAAGAACTCGTTGAGTGTCGTGCCGGGGCGGCCCCCCACGCCCGTTGTCCCGCCCCGGTCCGACGAGTAGATGTAGAGGATGTCTATGTCGGAGAAGAAGTTGAGTTCCCGCCCGCCGAGCTTGCCGAGACCGATGACGGTGAAGGCGGCCTCCCTCTCCCGGCCCTCGTCGTCGCGGTAGAGGGGTCTGCCGTAGAGCGCCGCGAGCTCGTCGAGGCAGACGGACAGGGCACCGTCGATGAGCGCACCGGCAAGGTCCGAGAGCTCGGCCGTCACTTCGCTCATCGTTGCGATGCCGAGGATGTCCCGTGCGCCGATCCTCAGGAACTCGCGGCGCTTGTATATGCGAAGCAGCCGTTCGAGCTCGCGGCGCGAGGGGCGCTCATCGCCCCCCTTCCTCGAAAGCAGCCCGCCGAACTCCCTTCTGTACTCGTCCAGGCCCTTCGGCCGTTCAAGCGATCCGCCGAAGAAGAGCCTTTCCGTCGCCTCGGGCTCGATGGCCATCGTATCGGTGAGGAGGCGCGAGGCGCCGCAAAGACGCACCACCCGCCGGAGGGCCTCTTCGTCGGTTGCGAAGAGCTCCACGAGCCGGTCCGGCAGCGCCCCGCAGAGCCGCTCGAGGTTTGCAAGGGCCTCGTCCGGTGATGGCGAGGCGAGGGCCGCCCGGTTCACCGCATCGAGCCGCCGGCCCAGCGCTCCGTCGCCCAGAGCGGCGAGCACGTCGTAGGCGCGCCCCCCGCTGCCGTAGCCCATGGCCTCGAGCCGCGCCGCGCCCTCTCCTTTCTCCATAGCGGCTACGTTCCTTTCCGCGTCCATCGCTATCAGGCCCTCCCGCCAGACCCGATTATAAACCTTTTGCCGCGGAAAGACAAATCCCGCAGTGAGCCGTCCTTGACAAAACTCCAACCCCGGCCTACATTTAATTATATAGGAAGCTCTGATTTATTATACTGAGGGAACCTTTTGTAAAAGGGTCACAGACCCACGGTTCCCTCAGACTCCCTCCAAAACTTTTAACGCGAGTTGTTTCCCCCCTGTTTTGCTAAGCAAAACAGGGGGAAAACAACTCGTATTAAAAGTCTTTGAAGGGGGTCTGGGGGAGACTTTCTATAAAAAGTTTCCCCCAGAGTCAGAAGAAAGGAAGCAATTTATGCGACTTGACAGGTTTACCATAAAGAGTCAGGAGGCCTTGCAGGCCGCCCAGCAGGCGGCGACCGAGAGGAACCATCAGCAGATCGAGCCCGAGCATCTTCTGCTCGTTCTAATCGACCAGGAGGGCGGCATAGTCGGTCCCCTGCTCGACAAGATCGGGGCCGAGAGGGCGCTTGTGCGCAGCCGTCTTGAAGAGGCCCTGGAGAAGCTCCCCAAGGTCTACGGAGCCGAGGCGTCGGAGCCCTACATTTCGCCGAGGCTCAAGGGCGTGCTCGACGGCGCATGGAACAAGGCCCGGGAGCTCAAAGACGAGTTCGTCTCCACCGAGCACCTTCTCATGGCCGTGGCGGCGTCCGACGGGGAAGCGGCCTCCATACTGGCCTCCCAGGGCGTTACGGCCGACAACATCATGAAGGCCCTGGCGTCGGTGCGTGGCTCGCAGCGGGTGACCGACCAGGCCCCGGAGGAGAAGTACCAGGCCGTGGCCAAGTATACGCGGGACCTCGTCGAGGCGGCCAGGGCCGGAAAGCTCGACCCCGTCATAGGCCGCGACGAGGAGATCCGCCGGGTGGTGCAGGTCCTCTCAAGGCGCACCAAGAACAACCCCGTGCTCATAGGCGAGGCCGGCGTGGGCAAGACGGCCATAGCCGAGGGGCTCGCCCAGAGGATCGTGAGCGGTGATGTGCCCGACACGCTCAAGGACAAGCGCATTCTCGCCCTCGACCTCGGCGCCCTCATCGCCGGCACCAAGTACCGCGGCGAGTTCGAGGACAGGCTCAAGGCCCTCTTGCGCGAGATAAACGAGCGAAGCGGCGAGGTCGTTCTCTTCATCGACGAGCTCCACACGCTCGTGGGCGCCGGGGGGGCCGAGGGGGCGATGGACGCCTCCAACATGCTCAAGCCGGCGCTGGCGCGGGGCGAACTCCGCTGCATAGGCGCAACGACCCTCGACGAGTACCGCAAGTACATCGAGAAGGACGCGGCCCTCGAGCGCCGCTTCCAGCCCGTCTTCGTGAGCGAGCCGACCGTCGAGGACACCATCGCCATACTGAGGGGGCTCAAGGAGCGCTACGAGGTCCACCACGGCGTGCGCATAGCCGACTCGGCCATCGTGGCGGCAGCCACGCTCTCGAACCGCTACATAACGGACCGCTTCCTGCCCGACAAGGCCATAGACCTCGTCGACGAGGCGGCATCGCGCCTGAAGATCGAGATCGAGAGCATGCCTTCCGAGATAGACGCCCTCGAGCGCCGGGCCGTGCAGCTCGAGATCGAGCGCCAGGCGCTGAGCAAGGAGACCGACAAGGCGTCGCAGAAGAGGCTCGAGCGCATAGAGCGCGAGCTCGCCGAGCTCAGGGAGAAGAGCTCGCAGCTCAAGCTCCAGTGGAAGGCCGAAAAGGAGCTCATCGACCGCATCAGGGCGACCAAGAAGGAGATGGAGGACGTGAAGCTCGAGGCCGCCAGGGCCGAGCGCGCCGGCGAGCTCGGCCGCGCCGCCGAACTCAAGTACGGCAGGCTCGGCGAGCTCAAAAACCGCCTCGAAGAGGACCAGAAAAAGCTCGCCGAGCTCCAGGGCGAGCGCAAGCTGCTCACCGAGGAGGTCACCGAGGAGGACATAGCCGAGGTGGTGAGCAAGTGGACGGGCATACCGGTGGCGAAGATGATGGAGAAGGAGCGCGAGAAGCTGCTGCGCATCGAGGAGTCGCTGCGCCGCCGCGTGGTGGGCCAGGACGAGGCGCTGCGGGCCGTTGCAAACGCCGTGCGCCGCGCCCGCGCCGGTCTCCAGGACGCCGCCCGTCCCATAGGATCGTTCATATTCCTCGGTCCCACGGGCGTTGGAAAGACCGAGACGGCCAGGGCCCTTGCCGAGTTCCTCTTCGACGACGAAAACGCCATGGTGCGCATCGACATGAGCGAGTTCATGGAGAAACACTCGGTCGCGCGCCTCATAGGCGCCCCTCCCGGCTACGTGGGCTACGAGGAGGGCGGCTACCTCACAGAGGCGGTGCGCCGCCGCCCCTACTCGGTCGTCCTCTTCGACGAGATAGAGAAGGCCCACCCC
Proteins encoded in this window:
- the clpB gene encoding ATP-dependent chaperone ClpB; this encodes MRLDRFTIKSQEALQAAQQAATERNHQQIEPEHLLLVLIDQEGGIVGPLLDKIGAERALVRSRLEEALEKLPKVYGAEASEPYISPRLKGVLDGAWNKARELKDEFVSTEHLLMAVAASDGEAASILASQGVTADNIMKALASVRGSQRVTDQAPEEKYQAVAKYTRDLVEAARAGKLDPVIGRDEEIRRVVQVLSRRTKNNPVLIGEAGVGKTAIAEGLAQRIVSGDVPDTLKDKRILALDLGALIAGTKYRGEFEDRLKALLREINERSGEVVLFIDELHTLVGAGGAEGAMDASNMLKPALARGELRCIGATTLDEYRKYIEKDAALERRFQPVFVSEPTVEDTIAILRGLKERYEVHHGVRIADSAIVAAATLSNRYITDRFLPDKAIDLVDEAASRLKIEIESMPSEIDALERRAVQLEIERQALSKETDKASQKRLERIERELAELREKSSQLKLQWKAEKELIDRIRATKKEMEDVKLEAARAERAGELGRAAELKYGRLGELKNRLEEDQKKLAELQGERKLLTEEVTEEDIAEVVSKWTGIPVAKMMEKEREKLLRIEESLRRRVVGQDEALRAVANAVRRARAGLQDAARPIGSFIFLGPTGVGKTETARALAEFLFDDENAMVRIDMSEFMEKHSVARLIGAPPGYVGYEEGGYLTEAVRRRPYSVVLFDEIEKAHPDVFNLLLQILDDGRLTDGQGRTVDFRNTVIIMTSNTGSQFIAELGEKDYEEIRNRVMDVLKATFKPEFLNRIDDIIIYHPLSREHMKEIVSIQLERVKRLLRDRKIDLTATDAALEYLASRGFDPAYGARSLKRLIQREVQDPLAVKILDGTFVEEDRVVLDVASGELVLRKAEREAEPAGAAAGGSA